From the Pyrenophora tritici-repentis strain M4 chromosome 5, whole genome shotgun sequence genome, the window gtcctcgctgctcctgctctcgctaattacgctcctactatttccgcccttactgctcttactcctgcagcttttactcttaatgcgcctactcctacggttactgctcttattgctgctactcttaatgctctagctctcactgctattgctctcgctactctcgctattcttgctactactactgtccctgctgtcgccaacctcgcttctatcgctatccttactgcgaccactctccctgctcctattattttcgctgcttgtaacaccctcgttgctgccgcctttaaagctcctacccttgctactcctgctattcttactgctcctgctcctacggctcttacttctacgtcctgctcttgctactcttactcctaccgctcttactcctccgcattccgcaatcctccctattactgcttctgctctcgccacttcctctatctctactatccccgtccttcttgctgctctcgctttccccgctgttcccgctgtctctactgctctcttctgccccttacctcctacgcctcctccacctgcggtaactgcggtttcggcggccgctaccgctcctcttgtcgctgctcttactaccctcgctactttcgctttccttgctgctcttaatatcttcgctatcaatcctacggcttctgttctcgctgctcctgatactcttactatctctactgtccttactttgtcccttgtccttgtaacttgcactgctcttaatattcttattactactcctactacccctgcacctgttgccgcttctgcccctgctatccttgctgcttataatatccttacttctacctcttacctcttacagcttatatacacctccggctactgctattgctactgctactctcctactttcgctatcctcgctactcttactgtccttactatcctcgctgttcttactatcctcgctgtcctcattatcctcgctgcttccgctgtccttacaatcctcgctgtcctacaatcctcgctgtcctcgttgtcctcgctgcttccgctgtccttacaatcctcgctgtcctcgttgtcctcgctgcttccgctgtcctttctacccttactgcccttactatcctcgctgttcccgctgtccttgcaatcgctacaattaacttaatagttaattcccttgccgttcgccctttcttgcgctgcccttgttgctcttactgtcctcgcaatcatcgcaatcaccttaattaccttaattgcctctatcctcgcggctacacatcctgctcttactgctcttgctactcttacttctatcgcgcctgcggctcctgctttcctactctcgctatcctcgcttctctcacagctgatcccgctatccctactatccccgccgtcctcgctgctctcgctgctatcgatatcctcgcttctgctcctcactccccaccgctcctactacgcctgcggccgctataactacttctgcccctgctcttgctttccctactgctctcgctgtccctgctgtccccccactgctcgcgctactctcgctgcttctcacttcctaccgctgctacggcttctacaactcctttcgccgctgcggctcctgctctcgctgtccttaccgtcgtcgctgctctcgctactcgctctgttctcgttactctcgctatatgcgcggctctcgatgctctcgctgccaacgctacctatcatgtcgctgctcttatttctctcgcctctctcgctccctacgctctcgctacttgccatctcgttgctctcgcctgcctcgcctgcctcgctctcgctacttgccatctcgttgctctcgcctgcctcgcctgcctcgctctcgttgctcttgccgctcttgctgctctcgctcttgctgctctcgctatcggagctactctcgccgtcgtcacgaccctcgcttttcctccctgctcaagctgctattactgctttcgctacctgccatcaagttgccctcgctgtcctcgccatcctcgccatcctcgccatcctcgccgtcgtcgctgccctcgctatcgccactatcgccactgttgcagctattgctctcgctaccaacgctgcctgcgctcttactgctctcgccgctctcgttaccttctctgccctcgtctttgtcgttgctctcattgctctcgctgttgccgctgctttcgctacctctaatatctttactaccctcgccttcgtcactactctcgctgctctcgccttgatcactgctctcgctgccctcgccttcgtcgctactcttactgctgctactatcgtcactgttgctgctatctctcttgctgctaaccctgcctacgctctcgctgatcttgctgctcttgcctttatcgctgcttacactatccgacctactcgagctgttggagctaccctcgtcaacgttacaactctctatatttcctctactcgcctattaatcttgtaatccaacaaaactctcctgctaagttattgctctcaaccgtctctaacaatcgcttttttcctaaaaactcaaacaacgtcggccctgctcctgaattactaaccccgaactcctctaaccgcgccgtccatcggtttcctacctcgctccgccctaatgctatacttaataacccgcctattaatacccctctatactggcaatccccgtcttggactctctgatatcgcccaaaactattcctttcccaccgattgcatatctcctgcggcactccacaccaaaaacagcccgaataacgctcaaacttaattgtctcttccatcctcttaatcgactccttgatccgctggctctcctgtcgccaacattgccgtacgtcgtgtgcgctcgatccttgccctaccgcctcgcataacccacaccggtttatccattgcgccagctgcctacgcagccactcgacgtcggcgaactcctgctgccgctgctgtatcaatctctgtcgcgggccgccttgctctcgttgctgctgattaaacgcctgccgcgcctcttcttgctccctctccaatgtctccgcctcttcttcgttgctgctgccgccctcggccacctccaccacctccatctcctccacctcctccacctcctccacctcctccatctcttccatctcctcctccatctcctcctccatcctcctccatctcctcctcctccatctcctcctcctccatctcctccccgtcggctctcatgcatacgtcacacctctcctctccctcctcgcaccgagctcgctcggcctcgcgcctgtctaaatacccgtccaacattacccgtctacatgtcgccgcctcgtctatgccttcgacgtatgctcgcaccaaccgctgctccgcctccccctgcttgtcatccgccgctcgctgctcgccgtcctgcaccatcatgatggcctcgctccgctccccgtctcgcccggctcgcccgctctcctgcgcgtaatccaacacgcta encodes:
- a CDS encoding ComEC, membrane metal-binding protein, whose amino-acid sequence is MLVITPTATTTPVFTAASTNIATAAPTLPILAIHSVLAALAIPAAPAVLAAPALANYAPTISALTALTPAAFTLNAPTPTVTALIAATLNALALTAIALATLAILATTTLLPLLLLLFLLLLLLRLLLLRPALATLTPTALTPPHSAILPITASALATSSISTIPVLLAALAFPAVPAVSTALFCPLPPTPPPPAVTAVSAAATAPLVAALTTLATFAFLAALNIFAINPTASVLAAPDTLTISTVLTLSLVLVTCTALNILITTPTTPAPVAASAPAILAAYNILTSTSYLLQLIYTSGYCYCYCYSPTFAILATLTVLTILAVLTILAVLIILAASAVLTILAVLQSSLSSLSSLLPLSLQSSLSSLSSLLPLSFLPLLPLLSSLFPLSLQSLQLT